One window of the Tachypleus tridentatus isolate NWPU-2018 chromosome 10, ASM421037v1, whole genome shotgun sequence genome contains the following:
- the LOC143228954 gene encoding sodium/potassium-transporting ATPase subunit beta-like, whose protein sequence is MTDKSRNENREAFVMENMDGKKGAEATDDIPLKAENVDVAVAIEAKEKDGAAGSGNEVRVKGFRSWLSKPRVMWWIAVLVAILLITVVLIVTLLAMEDSSETYQNITPRLMMVHPRPKGRYQLIRFRHGSLPHEGADWPNLVNELSRLMSNYDAKHNVKRNRTECFGQLPPEGYACLFDISQISPDCRVSNFFGYRDGSPCIFLQFPNITGWEPQPYSTRDLELTRYLPKELRHGYNPAFAFIDCQGDTDVDKENMGPVLFMPEQGFPVNFFPYTGHPDYMPPLVVIRFRQPKVGVTISITCKLWAKNVSHQYDTALSGVTRLSLLIE, encoded by the coding sequence ATGACGGACAAAAGCAGAAACGAAAACAGAGAAGCATTTGTGATGGAAAACATGGACGGAAAGAAGGGAGCTGAAGCTACAGACGACATTCCGCTTAAAGCTGAAAACGTAGATGTGGCAGTTGCTATAGAAGCTAAAGAAAAGGACGGAGCTGCTGGATCTGGTAACGAAGTTAGGGTTAAAGGGTTTCGTTCCTGGTTGTCTAAACCACGAGTTATGTGGTGGATAGCTGTCCTGGTGGCCATTCTACTGATCACTGTCGTTTTGATCGTTACACTTTTGGCAATGGAAGACTCGTCAGAAACATATCAGAACATCACACCACGTCTGATGATGGTACATCCGAGACCAAAAGGGCGCTATCAACTAATCCGTTTTCGACATGGAAGTCTTCCTCACGAGGGTGCAGACTGGCCTAATCTCGTCAACGAACTGAGCAGGTTAATGTCTAACTACGACGCAAAACATAACGTTAAGCGAAACAGAACGGAATGCTTTGGACAACTGCCACCGGAAGGATATGCGTGTCTTTTCGATATCAGTCAGATATCGCCAGACTGTCGGGTTAGCAACTTCTTCGGCTATCGAGACGGAAGTCCATGTATTTTTCTTCAGTTCCCAAATATTACTGGCTGGGAACCACAACCATACAGTACCAGAGATCTAGAACTCACTAGATATTTACCAAAGGAACTTCGCCACGGATACAACCCCGCGTTCGCCTTCATTGACTGCCAGGGTGACACCGATGTAGATAAGGAGAACATGGGCCCAGTTCTCTTTATGCCTGAGCAAGGCTTCCCAGTCAATTTCTTCCCCTATACAGGCCATCCTGATTACATGCCGCCCCTGGTGGTGATACGTTTTCGCCAACCAAAAGTAGGCGTGACAATTAGCATTACGTGTAAACTTTGGGCCAAAAATGTCAGTCACCAATATGACACCGCCCTCAGCGGTGTTACACGATTGTCTCTTCTGATCGAATAA